One region of bacterium genomic DNA includes:
- a CDS encoding sigma-54 dependent transcriptional regulator produces the protein MPKPKILVIDDEPDIQSTLKMILEYEGYRYISALNGPDGIRIIDEEHPDVIFLDIKMPNMDGGEVFDILKKKGLVSPVIIISGHASVSTAVDFIKRGAFDFLEKPLEREKLLVVLRNALERKKLMEEYRELKLQVEERFQMIGESDAMKRLREAIAKAAPSNSTVLIRGESGTGKELIARAIYKNSTRADKPFVKVNCAAIPEELIESELFGHEKGSFTGAVDKKIGKFEQADGGTIFLDEIGDMSHRTQAKVLRVLEQGELEKVGGSKLVVVNVRVIAATNKHLEEEIEGGRFRADLFFRLNVIPIYVPPLSERLMDIPLLVRHFADHYAIENNFAPKQFSQEVLDRFQSLPWKGNIRELRNVVERLLLMSSGNVITLQDLETSIPGMVGEVKTRELDISLGQLETLKDFKETAEKLFLMEKLKQNNWNIAKTAKKIKTPRSNLYKKLEQYKIAIKKEGIV, from the coding sequence ATGCCAAAGCCAAAAATTCTCGTAATTGACGATGAGCCGGATATTCAATCCACGCTCAAAATGATCCTCGAATACGAAGGCTACCGGTATATTTCGGCTTTGAACGGTCCGGACGGGATTCGAATCATTGATGAGGAGCATCCGGATGTCATTTTTCTGGATATCAAGATGCCAAATATGGACGGCGGTGAGGTCTTTGACATCTTGAAGAAAAAAGGTCTGGTCTCCCCGGTGATTATCATATCGGGCCATGCATCAGTTAGCACGGCAGTGGATTTTATCAAGCGGGGCGCTTTCGATTTTCTGGAGAAGCCGCTCGAACGGGAAAAACTCCTCGTTGTGTTGCGTAATGCTCTGGAAAGAAAAAAGCTCATGGAGGAATACCGCGAGCTAAAGCTTCAGGTGGAAGAACGGTTTCAGATGATCGGCGAAAGCGATGCAATGAAGCGACTCCGCGAAGCGATTGCAAAAGCAGCTCCCTCCAATTCAACGGTCTTGATTCGCGGGGAGAGCGGCACCGGCAAAGAACTGATTGCCCGGGCAATATACAAGAATAGTACCCGGGCAGATAAGCCTTTTGTGAAGGTCAATTGTGCGGCGATTCCCGAAGAGCTGATTGAAAGCGAGCTGTTTGGTCATGAAAAGGGATCTTTTACCGGAGCTGTTGACAAAAAGATTGGGAAGTTTGAGCAGGCCGATGGCGGAACCATCTTCCTGGATGAAATCGGAGATATGAGTCATCGCACGCAGGCAAAAGTCTTGCGTGTCCTGGAACAGGGGGAACTGGAAAAGGTTGGCGGATCGAAACTGGTTGTGGTCAATGTGCGCGTTATTGCTGCCACCAACAAGCATCTTGAAGAGGAAATTGAAGGGGGGCGTTTTCGCGCAGATCTTTTCTTCAGACTGAACGTCATACCGATTTACGTTCCACCTTTGAGTGAACGTTTAATGGATATTCCGCTTTTGGTCAGGCATTTCGCTGATCATTATGCGATTGAAAATAATTTTGCGCCGAAACAGTTTTCACAGGAAGTGCTGGATCGATTCCAATCCTTGCCATGGAAAGGAAACATCCGCGAGCTAAGAAATGTGGTAGAACGTTTACTCTTGATGAGCTCGGGAAATGTCATCACTTTGCAGGATCTGGAGACAAGCATTCCAGGAATGGTGGGAGAAGTGAAAACAAGAGAACTCGATATCTCCCTGGGTCAGTTGGAGACTTTGAAGGATTTTAAAGAAACTGCAGAGAAGCTTTTTCTGATGGAAAAATTGAAGCAGAATAACTGGAATATTGCGAAAACAGCAAAAAAAATTAAGACTCCTCGCAGCAATTTGTACAAAAAACTGGAACAATATAAGATTGCAATCAAGAAAGAAGGAATCGTTTAG